A region from the Vicia villosa cultivar HV-30 ecotype Madison, WI linkage group LG3, Vvil1.0, whole genome shotgun sequence genome encodes:
- the LOC131658298 gene encoding heavy metal-associated isoprenylated plant protein 28-like: MSTNEHELLNIEVQTLVLKVHMNCEGCRAKVKKVLRKVEGVYGVDINAEEQEVMVTGIVNPSTLVQKLAKLGKHAEIWNEEDYSQEHIDDENNVKDNNEEYIMNDTSAYENQYMIPTFYGQDINQYLAAPTPPLFFESFNNRENENAIRISDYPKWMWPANFQENSGINYSGLWNQERPHNILGVSSTIGEYGYHYQPSLRPNIHGYYHGY; the protein is encoded by the exons ATGTCAACAAATGAACATGAGTTATTGAATATTGAG GTACAAACTTTGGTTCTCAAAGTACATATGAACTGTGAAGGGTGTAGGGCTAAAGTCAAGAAAGTACTTAGAAAAGTTGAag GTGTCTATGGAGTAGACATTAATGCAGAAGAGCAAGAAGTAATGGTGACAGGTATTGTGAACCCTTCAACTTTGGTCCAAAAGTTAGCCAAATTGGGTAAGCATGCAGAAATTTGGAATGAAGAAGATTACAGCCAAGAACACATAGATGATGAGAATAATGTCAAAGACAACAATGAAGAATATATAATGAATGACACGAGTGCCTATGAAAATCAGTATATGATTCCAACCTTCTATGGCCAAGATATTAATCAATATTTGGCAGCACCAACACCACCattgttttttgaaagttttaacaATAGGGAAAATGAAAATGCTATCAGAATCAGTGATTATCCAAAATGGATGTGGCCTGCAAATTTTCAAGAGAATAGTGGAATTAATTATTCTGGTTTATGGAATCAAGAAAGGCCACATAACATCCTTGGAGTGTCATCAACTATTGGTGAATATGGTTATCATTATCAACCATCTCTTAGGCCTAACATACATGGATACTACCATGGTTATTAA
- the LOC131658297 gene encoding uncharacterized protein LOC131658297 — MELHHLGLRLQMYIELHSRKRRKKTTRHIYLIQYCVDSNNFEKVGDCESAKQAWEVLEKAYAGADKAKVVRLQTHKRKFELTQMEVKETINDYVTLVIKEWKDFATLSKDELQSSLEVHEQRMDERENDKAKAEIALQARFNEKSESSNSNRYGDQGNTRGGKPRDKSKVQCWKCKKLGHLSNEYGAKQRDSQGDEAKVARQEVDDEDMLLVMITGEFDGSSEVLASSCNSRDSNCSSSENGTNLHWEQNVMISVRDGVQGSDEWYLESGCLTHMTGRKDLFAKINQVAKSRVKFVDDSTLAVEGVGDVLVEKKNDGHFMIKYVFYILVIKCNILSVGQFLENGYKIRLKDKILHVVDASGVLILKALMASNRTFKMELKVLEHRCLATAASR, encoded by the exons ATGGAGTTACACCACTTGGGGCTAAGGCTACAAATGTACATCGAGCTTCATTCaaggaagagaagaaaaaagaCTACAAGGCACATTTACTTGATTCAGTATTGTGTTGATAGCAATAACTTTGAAAAGGTCGGCGATTGCGAGTCGGCAAAGCAAGCTTGGGAGGTTTTGGAGAAAGCTTATGCAGGGGCTGATAAGGCTAaggtggtgaggttacaaactcacaaaaggaaatttgagttaACGCAGATGGAAGTGAAGGAAACGATCAACGATTATGTGACAC TGGTTATCAAAGAATGGAAGGATTTTGCAACGTTGAGCAAGGATGAGCTTCAAAGTTCATTAGAGGtgcatgaacaaagaatggacgaGAGAGAAAACGATAAGGCAAAGGCAGAGATAGCTTTACAAGCTCGTTTCAACGAGAAGA GTGAGAGCAGCAACTCCAATAGATATGGTGATCAAGGTAACACGAGAGGTGGAAAACCAAGGGATAAAAGTAAAGTGCAGTGCTGGAAATGTAAGAAATTGGGACATCTCTCGAATGAATATGGTGCAAAACAGAGGGATTCCCAAGGGGATGAAGCTAAGGTTGCTAGGCAAGAGGTAGATGATGAAGATATGCTCTTAGTGATGATTACTGGGGAGTTTGATGGCAGTTCAGAGGTACTGGCCAGCAGCTGCAACTCCCGGGACAGCAACTGCAGTAGTTCGGAAAACGGGACAAATTTGCACTGGGAACAAAATGTAATGATCTCGGTGCGAGATGGAGTTCAAGGAAGCGATGAATGGTACTTGGAATCCGGTTGTTTAACGCATATGACGGGGAGAAAGGATTTGTTTGCGAAAATCAATCAAGTCGCAAAAAGTAGAGTTAAATTTGTGGATGATTCCACTCTTGCGGTCGAAGGTGTCGGTGATGTCTTGGTCGAGAAAAAGAATGATGGACATTTTATGATCAAATATGTGTTTTATATTTTGGTTATTAAGTGTAATATTTTGAGTGTTGGCCAATTTCTTGAGAATGGTTATAAAATACGCTTGAAAGACAAGATTTTGCACGTTGTGGATGCTAGTGGAGTGTTGATCCTTAAGGCTCTTATGGCTTCCAATAGGACTTTCAAAATGGAGTTGAAAGTGTTGGAGCATAGGTGCTTAGCTACAGCGGCAAGTCGATAA
- the LOC131658295 gene encoding uncharacterized protein LOC131658295: MSQQSSDESPVSDSATPEESSNPNRVLKVVHLRTISSDEVKATKPKMTHAKWPKEGESSSAWNIYSSSNHMDDPLNNTSKAEAVNTVDSNLEIYKDEQGFTKNTNVTEDVNDIDNNEHPKANTETDTNVVDLDEYFDDELLTSLNPSVANRLMTRRKGKAVVQGSPKRSTQVNNPAKDTVRKKSTSVGSVKSKAVTKSKGVGPSKSWSRVIPKKRKEREIVEPESDVEVNVPDIPSRKKPTTSKLVPVFLKWKYVLQKRLVVERELAPNALENKEVLELIQEAGLLKTVCNLPKCYEKLVKEFVVNLSEDCGNGRSAYYKKVFVRGKCVSFSPFVINKFLERTDEAQTELEVTDNQVCQVITAKQVKSWPIKEKLTASKLSIKYAMLHKIGAANWVPTNYKSAISTVLGSFLYAVGTKAKFDYGAYIFDQTIKHAGSFSIKGPITFPSFLCGIILEQYSNILNEHDVVCKRESPLAFHYKLFQGKHVPDIVMTSAETSKSGTSVSKAEVITMLKETCKELESRKISLEKMIRTLEMDENEEFADTEEMEDKDKQEGEEENVSPADASEKESSSDTSSGSESGQ; this comes from the exons ATGTCTCAGCAATCGAGTGATGAATCTCCCGTTTCAGACTCGGCAACAccggaagagtcctctaaccctaATAGAGTTCTTAAGGTTGTCCATTTAAGGACGATTAGCAGTGACGAAGTAAAGGCCACAAAGCCTAAAATGACTCATGCAAAATGGCCCAAGGAGG GAGAATCATCAAGTGCCTGGAATATCTATTCCTCTTCAAACCATATGGATGATCCCCTCAATAACACCAGTAAGGCTGAGGCTGTTAACACCGTTGATAGTAACCTAGAAATCTACAAGGATGAACAAGGGTTTACTAAGAATACCAATGTCACCGAAGATGTCAATGACATTGACAATAATGAGCACCCTAAGGCCAATACTGAAACTGATACTAATGTGGTTGACTTAGATGAGTACTTTGACGACGAATTACTTACCTCCTTGAATCCTAGTGTAGCCAACAGGCTAATGACAAGAAGAAAAGGCAAAGCTGTTGTCCAAGGATCTCCTAAAAGGAGCACTCAAGTGAACAACCCTGCCAAAGACACTGTCAGGAAGAAGAGTACTTCTGTAGGATCTGTCAAGAGCAAAGCTGTAACCAAGAGTAAAGGGGTTGGTCCATCAAAATCTTGGAGCAGGGTcattccaaagaaaagaaaagagcggGAAATCGTTGAACCTGAATCTGATGTTGAAGTGAATGTCCCTGACATTCCATCGAGGAAGAAGCCTACAACCAGTAAGCTTGTTCCTGTATTCCTGAA ATGGAAGTATGTTCTCCAAAAGAGATTGGTTGTTGAAAGGGAATTGGCTCCAAATGCTCTTGAAAACAAGGAGGTCTTAGAGTTGATTCAAGAAGCTGGACTGCTAAAAACTGTGTGCAATCTTCCCAAATGTTATGAGAAACTAGTAAAAGAATTTGTGGTAAACCTATCTGAAGATTGTGGCAACGGCAGGAGTGCATACTACAAAAAGGTGTTTGTAAGAGGTAAGTGTGTATCGTTCTCTCCTTTTGTGATTAATAAATTCTTGGAAAGAACAGATGAAGCTCAAACCGAGCTGGAAGTAACAGACAACCAAGTCTGTCAAGTGATCACAGCCAAGCAAGTAAAAAGTTGGCCCATAAAAGAGAAGCTAACTGCAAGCAAGCTAAGCATCAAGTATGCAATGCTTCACAAGATAGGAGCAGCTAATTGGGTTCCAACAAATTACAAGTCCGCTATCTCAACTGTGCTTGGTAGCTTTTTGTATGCTGTAGGAACAAAGGCAAAGTTTGATTATGGAGCATATATTTTTGACCAAACCATAAAGCATGCTGGAAGCTTCAGTATTAAGGGTCCAATTACCTTTCCATCCTTCTTGTGTGGTATAATTCTGGAGCAGTATTCAAACATTCTCAATGAACATGATGTAGTGTGCAAAAGAGAAAGTCCCTTGGCCTTCCATTACAAACTGTTTCAGGGTAAGCATGTTCCAGACATTGTCATGACATCAGCTGAAACTTCCAAATCTGGAACATCAGTCAGCAAAGCAGAAGTCATAACAATGCTAAAAGAGACTTGCAAAGAATTGGAATCAAGAAAAATATCTCTTGAAAAAATGATACGTACTCTGGAAATGGATGAGAATGAGGAGTTTGCAGATACTGAAGAGATGGAAGACAAAGATAAACAAGAAGGGGAAGAAGAAAATGTTAGTCCGGCTGATGCCTCTGAGAAAGAAAGTTCTTCAGACACCTCAAGTGGGTCTGAATCTGGGCAGTAA